GCCGTCGACGACCTCGCCGAAGACGGCGTGGCGGCCGTCGAGGTGGGGCTGGGCGTCGAGCGTGATGAAGAACTGCGAGCCGTTGGTGTTCGGGCCGGAGTTCGCCATCGAGAGGATCCCCGCGCCGCTGTGGGTCAGGTCGTCGTGGAACTCGTCGTCGAACTCGTAGCCGGGACCGCCGCGGCCGGTGCCGGTGGGGTCGCCGCCCTGGATCATGAAGTCGGAGATGATCCGGTGGAAGACGACGCCCTCGTACAGCGAGTCGCCGCGGATCTCCCCGGACTCGGGGTCCTCCCACGTCGTCGTCTCGACGCCGGGCTCGTCGCTGGCGGCGG
This genomic stretch from Halobaculum roseum harbors:
- a CDS encoding peptidylprolyl isomerase encodes the protein MSDDLPHVTFHTNHGDIEIELYADRAPRTVENFLNLAEHDPAASDEPGVETTTWEDPESGEIRGDSLYEGVVFHRIISDFMIQGGDPTGTGRGGPGYEFDDEFHDDLTHSGAGILSMANSGPNTNGSQFFITLDAQPHLDGRHAVFGEVVDGMDVVEEIGSVPTGRNDEPRDDVKIERVTVDR